In a single window of the Pontibacter russatus genome:
- a CDS encoding VCBS repeat-containing protein has product MHAPTKIALPNKLKNVALAMLVLLASCNPEPEKETAATEPATATAPPLFQSLPAEETGITFANTLTETPTLNVLEFEYFYNGGGVAMGDFNNDGLQDIFFSGNMVPSRLYLNKGDLKFEDITRQAGINTSGRWASGVAVADVNSDGYQDIYVCVTGKVAPQQRRNLLYINNQDNTFTEAAGQYGLADDSYSTHAAFFDYDKDGDLDLYLLNHTLEEKNPNLLRPQLKDGSGKNTDKLYRNNGNNSFTDVSKEAGILVEGHGLGVAISDINRDGWPDVYVSNDYLSNDILYLNNKNGTFTDKAAAYFKHQSQSAMGNDVADFNNDGLVDIITVDMLPEDNLRSKLMFAGMNYDRFVGELMNGYTPQYMRNTLQLNNGNGTFSEMGQLAGVHSTDWSWSPLLADFDNDGYKDLHITNGFPKDITNRDFIMYRMQGLNSSMPMDELNKQLMEIIKQLPSARKPNYIYRNKGDLTFSNQTSAWGLDVPSFSNGAAYADLDHDGDLDLVTNNINEKAFVYRNNAEKQLGNNFLRIKLQGDKGTAAGYGAKVKLTLDGKEQFQEYSPYRGFMSTVEPFLHFGLGPDSVVAAVEVTWPDGKVQRLGNVKANQVLTLQQKDAAAVRESKKAPEPQLFQRVNATHRIDYTHIEEPYIDFKVQPLLPHKYTQNGPGIAVGDMNGDGLDDFYVGGAFKYPGRVFLQSRNGTFTSTAVTDQTKYEEDMGSLLFDADGDADLDLYIVSGGNEFPANSPYYQDKLYRNDGKGNFTLDAQALPNTTASGSFVTAADVDTDGDLDLFVGGRVSPQQYPAPAESYILLNEGGKFRNATAQVCPDLQKLGMLTAALWTDFDNDRAVDLVVTGEGMPITFFRNTKGKLQNVTAATTLPNTSGWWNSLTGGDFDGDGDIDYMAGNLGLNTKLKASEAEPVSVYAADYDGNSSMDPIVAHYVMGKNVPVRPRDDIFDQMVSMRRRFATYDSYARASVTEVLSPAELNKSYVLKSVNMHSSYIENLGNGKFLIKALPVEAQFAPVYGMTVHDYDGDGNLDALLTGNSQAPEVISGAYDAFTGLYLKGNGKGGFQPVPLQQSGFVVDGDAKGMANLTLYNGNTLVLAANNNGPLLAYTAGTGNGAQVVHTNPSDARLEIMLDSGKKIVKELYYGSGYLSQSTRSVALPRNAVSVVAFDFEGKSRKVK; this is encoded by the coding sequence ATGCACGCACCAACCAAAATCGCCCTGCCTAACAAGCTGAAGAATGTAGCGCTTGCTATGCTTGTGCTGCTTGCCAGCTGCAACCCCGAGCCGGAAAAGGAAACCGCCGCTACAGAGCCGGCAACAGCTACAGCACCTCCCCTGTTTCAGAGCCTCCCGGCCGAAGAGACGGGCATCACCTTTGCGAACACGCTCACAGAGACGCCTACCCTGAACGTGCTGGAGTTTGAGTACTTCTACAATGGCGGCGGCGTGGCCATGGGCGACTTTAACAACGACGGCCTGCAGGACATCTTCTTTTCGGGCAACATGGTGCCCAGCAGACTCTACCTTAACAAAGGAGATTTAAAGTTTGAGGATATAACCCGGCAGGCAGGCATCAATACCTCCGGCCGCTGGGCGAGCGGCGTGGCCGTGGCGGACGTGAACAGCGACGGTTACCAGGATATCTATGTCTGCGTGACAGGTAAAGTAGCGCCGCAGCAACGCCGGAACCTGCTCTATATAAACAACCAGGACAACACCTTCACCGAGGCGGCCGGACAATATGGCCTTGCCGACGACAGTTACTCCACGCACGCCGCTTTCTTCGACTACGACAAGGACGGTGACCTGGACCTCTACCTGCTCAACCACACACTGGAAGAAAAGAACCCGAACCTGCTGCGCCCCCAGTTAAAAGACGGTTCCGGGAAAAACACAGACAAGCTATACCGCAACAACGGCAACAATTCCTTTACAGACGTCTCGAAAGAAGCCGGTATACTGGTGGAGGGACACGGGCTGGGTGTGGCCATCAGCGACATCAACCGGGACGGGTGGCCGGATGTGTATGTGTCCAATGATTACCTGTCGAACGACATTCTTTACCTGAACAACAAAAACGGCACCTTCACCGACAAGGCAGCGGCTTACTTCAAGCACCAGAGCCAGTCGGCGATGGGCAACGATGTGGCCGACTTCAACAACGACGGGCTGGTGGACATCATCACGGTGGATATGCTGCCGGAAGACAACCTGCGGAGTAAGCTGATGTTCGCGGGCATGAACTACGACCGCTTTGTGGGGGAACTCATGAACGGCTACACACCGCAGTATATGCGCAACACGCTGCAGCTGAACAACGGCAACGGCACGTTCAGCGAGATGGGGCAACTGGCAGGCGTACACAGCACCGACTGGAGCTGGAGCCCGCTGCTGGCCGACTTCGACAACGACGGCTACAAGGACCTGCACATCACCAACGGCTTCCCGAAGGACATCACCAACCGCGACTTTATCATGTACCGCATGCAGGGCCTCAACAGCAGCATGCCGATGGACGAACTGAACAAGCAGCTGATGGAGATAATAAAGCAGCTGCCGAGTGCCAGGAAGCCGAATTATATATATAGGAACAAAGGCGACCTCACGTTCAGCAACCAGACCAGCGCCTGGGGCCTGGATGTGCCTTCTTTCTCAAACGGCGCCGCTTACGCCGATTTGGACCATGATGGCGACCTGGATCTGGTTACCAACAACATCAACGAAAAAGCCTTTGTGTACCGCAACAATGCCGAGAAGCAGCTGGGCAATAACTTCCTGCGGATAAAGCTGCAGGGAGACAAAGGGACCGCAGCCGGATATGGCGCCAAGGTAAAACTGACGCTGGACGGCAAGGAGCAGTTTCAGGAGTACTCGCCTTACCGGGGCTTTATGTCGACGGTGGAGCCTTTCCTGCATTTCGGGTTGGGGCCAGATTCGGTGGTGGCGGCCGTGGAAGTGACCTGGCCGGATGGCAAAGTGCAGCGCCTCGGGAATGTGAAGGCCAACCAGGTGCTCACGCTGCAGCAGAAAGATGCCGCCGCTGTGAGAGAATCAAAGAAAGCACCTGAGCCGCAGTTGTTCCAGCGGGTAAACGCGACGCACAGGATAGACTACACGCACATAGAGGAGCCCTATATAGATTTCAAGGTGCAGCCGCTGTTGCCGCACAAGTACACGCAAAACGGGCCGGGCATAGCGGTAGGCGACATGAACGGCGACGGACTGGATGATTTCTATGTGGGCGGGGCCTTCAAATATCCCGGCAGGGTTTTCCTGCAGTCCAGGAACGGCACCTTCACCAGCACAGCCGTCACGGACCAGACGAAGTACGAAGAGGATATGGGCAGCCTGCTCTTCGACGCAGACGGCGACGCAGACCTGGATTTATATATCGTGAGCGGTGGAAACGAGTTCCCGGCCAACTCGCCCTATTATCAGGACAAGCTTTACCGGAACGATGGCAAAGGCAACTTCACCCTGGATGCGCAGGCGCTGCCCAACACCACCGCCAGTGGCTCGTTTGTGACCGCGGCTGACGTGGACACAGACGGCGACCTGGACTTGTTTGTTGGTGGCAGGGTGTCGCCGCAGCAGTACCCGGCTCCGGCGGAGAGCTATATCCTGCTGAACGAGGGCGGGAAGTTCCGAAACGCCACCGCGCAGGTGTGCCCGGACCTGCAAAAGCTGGGGATGCTCACCGCCGCCCTCTGGACTGATTTCGACAATGACCGTGCCGTTGACCTGGTTGTGACGGGAGAAGGCATGCCCATCACTTTTTTCCGAAATACTAAAGGCAAATTGCAGAACGTAACGGCCGCCACCACGCTGCCTAACACCAGCGGCTGGTGGAACAGCCTAACCGGCGGCGACTTTGACGGCGACGGCGACATAGACTATATGGCCGGAAACCTGGGGCTGAATACCAAGCTGAAAGCCTCGGAGGCAGAGCCCGTGAGCGTATATGCCGCCGACTACGACGGCAACAGCAGCATGGACCCCATCGTGGCGCACTACGTGATGGGCAAAAACGTGCCGGTTCGGCCGCGGGATGATATCTTTGACCAGATGGTGTCCATGCGCCGGCGCTTTGCCACCTACGACAGCTACGCCCGCGCCTCTGTGACGGAAGTGCTTTCTCCCGCAGAACTGAACAAGTCCTACGTGCTGAAAAGCGTGAACATGCACTCGAGTTATATCGAGAACCTGGGCAACGGCAAGTTCCTGATAAAAGCCTTGCCTGTGGAGGCCCAGTTCGCCCCAGTATATGGCATGACGGTGCATGACTATGACGGCGACGGCAACCTGGACGCGCTGCTCACGGGCAACTCACAGGCCCCGGAAGTCATCAGCGGCGCTTACGACGCTTTTACCGGCCTGTATCTCAAAGGGAATGGCAAAGGTGGTTTCCAGCCTGTGCCGCTGCAGCAAAGCGGTTTCGTGGTGGACGGTGATGCGAAAGGCATGGCGAATCTGACACTGTATAACGGGAATACGCTGGTGCTGGCAGCCAACAACAACGGCCCGCTGCTGGCTTATACCGCGGGCACCGGAAATGGGGCACAGGTTGTTCACACCAATCCTTCAGACGCAAGACTGGAGATCATGCTTGATTCAGGAAAGAAAATCGTGAAGGAGCTTTATTACGGCTCCGGTTATCTTTCACAATCTACCAGAAGCGTTGCCCTCCCCCGGAATGCCGTGTCGGTGGTGGCTTTTGATTTTGAGGGTAAGAGCAGAAAGGTTAAGTAA
- a CDS encoding VCBS repeat-containing protein, whose translation MKHIVFFFIGAAFLLSSCEEKEPQLFQLLSPDDTGITFSNNLPENDTLNAIEYDYLYNGAGVAIGDINSDGLQDIFFGGNMVTSRLYLNKGNLQFEDITEQAGVATDRWVTGVAMADINSDGHTDIYVCVAGPNKTAEKPNMLFVNNGDGTFTESARAYGLADTGYSTQAAFLDYDKDGDLDMYLLTNALESFPRNNSRPKKTNGQGLSTDRLYRNNGDNTFTDASREAGILLEGYGLGVGIADINNDGWLDIYAANDFITNDILYISNRDGTFTDKSRQYLKHHSWNAMGTDIADFNNDGLLDIVTVDMLPPDNQREKTMIGAANYDRFKHNLTLGYQPQYIRNTLQLNNGNGTFSEIGQLAGIHRTDWSWAPLFADYDNDGRRDLLITNGYRKDVTNLDFIIYKRQEGRFGDDASQSKAMAKLIKELPGVKVHNYIYQNTGNLSFADKSEEWGLDAPSYTNGTAFADLDNDGDLDLVMNNIDEAAFIYRNEANTLPDRHYLRVKLEGDVLNKAGLGAKLTLTSNGQQQYHDHSVYRGYKSTVENAVHFGLGKATQADALEVIWPDGKQQTIRNIKADQVLTLRHADATVPAPSPAPAAIATLFKAQDSTATGISYQHREHDFIDFKLQPLLMQKYSQGGPGMAVGDVNGDGLEDLYIGGSSDTPGKLYLQAAAGTFKEAALADAPKHGDDMGSLFFDADNDGDLDLYIVSGGSEFKDGSAEYQDRLYMNDGKGSFAPAPAALPGIKSSGSCVVAADYDKDGDLDLFVGGRVVPQRYPLPASSYILQNNGGTFTDVTEKVCPALKQIGLVTSALWTDADQDGQIDLLLAGEWMPVTLLKNKSGKFEDVTKNTGLQEAVGWWNSLAAGDFDSDGDMDYIGGNFGLNSDYKASPEEPITITAKDFDSNGSIDPVLGRYLMGQNFPAHPRDAMTDQMVSMRRKFQTFEQYAGIGYNELFSEEDLADAVVAQSTHLQSSYIENLGNGKFKMTALPIQAQFAPVFGITVNDYNGDGNLDLLLAGNNYATEVQTGWYDASIGLYMQGNGKGGFAPVPVTESGFFVDTDAKGMAELALPEGKSLVLSASNQGPVKTYIYKQRHSALPLRPSDAWATVTLQDGRKMRQEFYYGSAYLSQSSRTLAVPAGARAVTIYDFAGKGRQVDLQEDKLALRP comes from the coding sequence AGCAGCTGCGAGGAAAAGGAACCCCAGCTCTTCCAGCTACTGTCGCCGGACGATACGGGCATCACTTTCAGCAACAACCTGCCCGAAAACGACACCCTCAACGCCATTGAGTACGACTACCTGTACAACGGCGCCGGCGTGGCCATCGGGGACATCAACAGCGACGGGCTGCAGGACATTTTTTTTGGTGGCAACATGGTGACGAGCAGGCTGTACCTGAACAAGGGAAACCTGCAGTTTGAGGACATCACCGAACAGGCGGGCGTTGCCACCGACCGCTGGGTAACAGGCGTTGCGATGGCCGATATCAACAGCGACGGCCATACGGATATATATGTCTGCGTGGCCGGGCCGAACAAAACGGCTGAAAAGCCCAACATGCTGTTTGTGAACAACGGCGACGGCACCTTCACGGAGTCTGCCCGGGCATATGGCCTGGCCGATACGGGCTACAGCACCCAGGCCGCTTTCCTCGACTATGACAAGGACGGCGACCTGGACATGTACCTGCTCACCAATGCGCTGGAGAGCTTCCCGCGTAACAACTCGCGCCCAAAGAAAACCAACGGCCAGGGCCTGAGCACCGACAGGCTGTACCGCAACAACGGCGACAACACGTTTACGGACGCGTCCAGGGAGGCCGGTATCCTGCTGGAAGGCTATGGCCTGGGCGTGGGCATTGCCGACATCAACAACGACGGGTGGCTCGACATATATGCGGCGAACGACTTCATCACAAACGATATCCTCTACATTAGCAACCGCGACGGCACTTTCACCGACAAATCGCGGCAGTACCTGAAGCACCATAGCTGGAATGCCATGGGAACGGATATAGCCGACTTCAACAACGACGGCCTGCTGGACATTGTGACCGTGGACATGCTGCCGCCCGACAACCAGCGGGAAAAAACCATGATCGGGGCCGCCAACTACGACCGCTTCAAGCACAACCTCACGCTGGGCTACCAGCCGCAGTACATCCGCAACACGCTGCAACTGAACAACGGCAACGGCACCTTCAGCGAAATCGGTCAGCTGGCGGGCATCCACCGGACAGACTGGAGCTGGGCTCCCCTGTTTGCCGATTACGACAACGACGGCCGCCGCGACCTCCTCATCACCAACGGGTACCGCAAGGACGTCACCAACCTCGACTTTATCATATACAAGCGCCAGGAAGGGCGGTTTGGAGATGATGCGAGCCAGTCCAAGGCGATGGCCAAGCTGATAAAAGAGCTGCCCGGCGTGAAAGTACACAACTATATATACCAGAACACCGGCAACCTCTCCTTCGCGGACAAGTCTGAGGAGTGGGGCCTGGACGCTCCCTCCTACACCAACGGCACCGCCTTTGCCGACCTCGACAACGACGGCGACCTGGACCTGGTGATGAATAACATCGACGAGGCCGCCTTTATATATCGGAACGAGGCCAACACGCTGCCCGACCGGCATTACCTGCGCGTAAAACTGGAAGGCGATGTACTGAACAAAGCCGGGCTCGGCGCCAAACTCACCCTCACCTCCAACGGCCAGCAGCAGTACCACGACCACTCGGTGTACCGCGGCTATAAGTCCACAGTGGAGAACGCGGTGCACTTTGGTTTGGGCAAAGCCACGCAGGCAGACGCCCTGGAAGTGATATGGCCGGACGGCAAACAGCAGACCATCCGGAACATAAAAGCCGACCAGGTGCTGACCTTGCGCCACGCCGATGCCACCGTGCCAGCCCCTTCCCCCGCCCCTGCTGCCATTGCCACACTTTTCAAGGCGCAGGACAGCACCGCCACCGGCATCAGTTACCAGCACAGGGAGCATGACTTTATAGACTTTAAGCTGCAGCCCCTGCTCATGCAGAAGTACTCGCAGGGTGGCCCTGGCATGGCCGTTGGCGATGTGAACGGAGATGGCCTCGAGGATTTATATATAGGCGGCTCTTCGGATACCCCCGGAAAGCTCTACCTGCAGGCAGCGGCTGGCACTTTCAAAGAAGCCGCCCTGGCGGACGCACCAAAACACGGCGATGACATGGGCAGCCTCTTCTTTGACGCCGACAACGACGGCGACCTTGATTTATATATCGTGAGCGGCGGAAGCGAGTTCAAGGACGGCTCGGCGGAGTACCAGGACCGGCTCTATATGAACGACGGCAAAGGCTCATTTGCCCCGGCCCCTGCTGCGCTGCCCGGCATCAAGTCCAGCGGCTCGTGCGTGGTGGCGGCTGATTATGACAAAGACGGCGACCTCGATTTGTTTGTGGGGGGTCGGGTGGTGCCGCAGCGTTACCCTTTGCCTGCCAGCAGCTACATTCTCCAGAACAATGGCGGCACCTTTACGGATGTGACCGAAAAGGTATGCCCCGCACTGAAGCAAATCGGGCTGGTTACTTCCGCGCTCTGGACGGACGCAGACCAGGACGGGCAAATCGACCTGCTGCTGGCTGGGGAGTGGATGCCGGTCACTTTGCTCAAAAACAAGAGCGGCAAGTTTGAGGACGTGACAAAAAACACGGGCCTGCAGGAGGCTGTGGGCTGGTGGAACAGCCTGGCGGCGGGTGACTTTGACAGCGACGGGGATATGGATTATATAGGCGGCAACTTCGGCCTCAACTCCGACTACAAGGCCTCCCCCGAAGAGCCCATCACCATCACGGCAAAAGACTTCGACAGCAACGGCAGCATCGACCCGGTGCTGGGCCGCTACCTGATGGGCCAGAATTTCCCCGCCCACCCCCGCGACGCCATGACCGACCAGATGGTGTCGATGCGCAGGAAGTTCCAGACGTTTGAGCAGTACGCGGGCATCGGCTACAACGAGCTTTTCTCGGAGGAGGATTTAGCGGATGCCGTGGTGGCGCAAAGCACCCACCTGCAGAGCAGCTATATCGAGAACCTGGGCAACGGAAAATTCAAAATGACAGCGCTCCCCATACAGGCGCAGTTCGCCCCGGTGTTCGGCATTACGGTGAACGACTACAACGGCGACGGTAACCTGGACCTGCTGCTGGCGGGCAACAACTACGCGACGGAGGTGCAGACAGGCTGGTACGATGCCTCCATTGGCCTATATATGCAAGGAAACGGGAAGGGCGGCTTCGCCCCTGTTCCGGTTACGGAGAGCGGTTTTTTTGTGGATACGGATGCGAAGGGCATGGCCGAACTGGCGCTGCCGGAGGGAAAAAGCCTGGTACTCTCCGCCTCTAACCAGGGGCCGGTGAAAACTTATATATATAAGCAGCGGCACAGCGCCCTGCCACTCCGGCCCTCCGACGCCTGGGCAACTGTTACACTGCAGGATGGCCGGAAAATGCGGCAGGAGTTTTACTACGGCTCCGCGTATTTGTCCCAGTCGTCCAGAACACTGGCGGTGCCCGCAGGGGCGAGGGCCGTAACCATATACGACTTTGCCGGAAAGGGCAGGCAAGTTGACCTGCAGGAGGACAAACTGGCGCTCCGGCCTTAG
- a CDS encoding CRTAC1 family protein has product MLSALLLLTSCKEEKQEDGNAPMVTLLEEVAQKFYVPGNRFANHARVAHFDTLAAKSAGREKFDYEYQKATELLRSGDPEGAAKLFEKLHQQLPQVAYSFTPKDQGLADRLQADIAQAYLRFGEQENCLINHTSASCLFPIASPGFHQLPQGSRKAIEHYTALLTRNPEALHYRWLLNIAYMTLGEYPDKVPAQWLIPIESQSEVAVAPFEEVAGDLGVDVDAISGGSIVEDFDNDGYLDIMASSYGLRDQIRYFRNEGDGTFSDHTGKAGLKGITNSLNMVQADYNNDGYIDVLVLRGAWFEQHGKQPNSLLHNNGDGTFTDVTAEVGLLSFYPTQTATWSDFNNDGWLDLFIGNETADKFSPNPSELYINHRGVFKNIAKDVGLELNRYVKGVTSGDFDNDGWQDLYVSTLYGQNFLFRNLGLGRNEQLKFEDVTAQAGLAKPMMSFPTWFYDFDNDGWLDIFVSGFKFSKDPSVSYNVAAEYLGLPNQAEKARLYRNNRDGTFTDIAEAAGINKALYSMGSNFMDMDNDGWLDMYLGTGDPSFESIIPNKLYRNNAGKTYQDVTTAAGVGHLQKGHAVSVGDIDNDGDQDIYTVMGGAYEGDNYRNALFKNTYQGSATAGNNWISIKLEGVKANKAAIGTRLKITFTEQGKQRSIYRDVNSGGSFGASALRAEMGLGRATKIDKLEILWAGSNRKQVFENIAANQFIYIKEGDSQVKRLDIRKLDLQMKKGAHDLHHAHLPNQLE; this is encoded by the coding sequence TTGCTTTCTGCCCTGCTCCTGCTGACTTCCTGCAAGGAAGAAAAGCAGGAAGACGGGAATGCCCCGATGGTGACGCTACTTGAAGAGGTGGCGCAGAAGTTCTACGTACCCGGCAACCGGTTTGCGAACCATGCCCGCGTCGCCCACTTCGACACGCTGGCCGCCAAATCCGCAGGCCGGGAGAAATTTGATTACGAGTACCAGAAAGCCACCGAGCTGCTGCGGTCAGGAGACCCGGAAGGAGCGGCAAAACTGTTTGAGAAACTGCACCAGCAACTGCCGCAGGTGGCCTACAGCTTTACCCCGAAAGACCAGGGACTGGCCGACAGGCTGCAGGCGGATATCGCGCAGGCTTACCTGCGCTTCGGCGAGCAGGAAAACTGCCTGATCAACCACACCTCCGCCTCCTGCCTCTTCCCCATCGCCAGCCCGGGGTTTCACCAGTTGCCGCAGGGCTCCCGCAAAGCCATCGAGCACTACACCGCGCTGCTAACCCGGAACCCGGAAGCGCTGCACTACCGCTGGCTCCTGAACATTGCCTATATGACCCTGGGCGAATACCCCGACAAAGTGCCGGCGCAATGGCTGATACCCATAGAAAGCCAATCTGAAGTCGCCGTGGCCCCTTTTGAGGAAGTGGCCGGAGACCTGGGCGTGGATGTAGACGCCATCTCCGGGGGCTCCATTGTGGAGGACTTCGACAACGACGGCTACCTCGACATCATGGCCTCTTCTTACGGATTGCGGGACCAAATCCGGTACTTCCGCAACGAGGGCGACGGCACCTTCTCGGACCATACCGGAAAGGCAGGCCTGAAAGGCATCACCAACAGCCTGAACATGGTGCAGGCGGACTATAACAACGACGGCTATATAGATGTGCTGGTGCTGCGCGGTGCCTGGTTTGAGCAGCACGGCAAGCAGCCCAACTCGCTGCTGCACAACAACGGCGATGGCACCTTTACCGATGTGACGGCAGAAGTTGGCCTGCTTTCTTTTTACCCTACCCAGACAGCGACCTGGAGTGATTTTAACAACGACGGCTGGCTCGACCTGTTCATCGGCAACGAAACGGCGGACAAGTTCAGCCCGAACCCCAGCGAGCTATATATAAACCACCGGGGTGTTTTTAAAAATATCGCGAAGGACGTGGGCCTTGAGTTGAACCGGTATGTCAAAGGCGTCACCTCCGGCGATTTCGACAACGACGGCTGGCAGGATTTATATGTCTCCACGCTATATGGCCAGAACTTTCTGTTCCGGAACCTGGGCTTGGGGCGCAACGAGCAGCTCAAGTTTGAGGACGTGACAGCGCAGGCGGGCCTGGCCAAGCCGATGATGTCGTTCCCCACCTGGTTTTATGATTTCGACAACGACGGCTGGCTCGATATTTTTGTCTCCGGCTTTAAGTTCAGCAAAGACCCCAGCGTATCCTACAATGTGGCCGCCGAGTACCTGGGCCTGCCGAACCAGGCTGAAAAAGCAAGGCTTTACCGCAACAACCGCGACGGCACCTTCACGGACATCGCCGAAGCAGCGGGCATCAACAAAGCCCTGTATTCCATGGGCAGCAATTTCATGGATATGGACAACGACGGCTGGCTGGATATGTACCTCGGCACCGGCGACCCCAGTTTCGAGTCTATCATCCCCAACAAGCTGTACCGCAACAACGCCGGTAAAACGTATCAGGATGTCACCACCGCTGCGGGTGTGGGGCACCTGCAGAAAGGGCACGCCGTTTCGGTGGGGGATATAGACAACGACGGCGACCAGGATATCTATACCGTGATGGGCGGCGCATATGAAGGCGACAACTACCGGAACGCCCTGTTTAAAAATACCTACCAGGGCAGCGCCACGGCTGGCAATAACTGGATATCAATAAAGCTGGAAGGAGTAAAAGCCAACAAAGCCGCCATCGGCACCCGCCTGAAAATAACGTTTACGGAGCAGGGAAAGCAGCGAAGCATATACCGGGACGTGAACTCCGGGGGAAGTTTCGGAGCCTCTGCGCTGCGCGCTGAGATGGGCCTTGGCCGGGCTACCAAAATTGACAAGTTGGAGATCCTGTGGGCAGGCTCAAACCGGAAACAGGTGTTTGAAAATATAGCCGCCAACCAGTTTATATATATTAAAGAAGGAGACAGCCAGGTAAAGAGACTTGACATCCGGAAGCTGGATTTACAGATGAAAAAAGGTGCGCACGATTTACACCATGCGCACCTCCCGAATCAGTTGGAGTAA
- a CDS encoding vanadium-dependent haloperoxidase, whose translation MKSLKSLLYLLLIPLLLGCEEKHDIAGLDKFSQSQLIVWNGHLSEIIIKDIFNPPVASRIYSYPNIAAYEALAPAYPQYGSLASQLSGLPDVPQPDTTQELYLPVSSIIAFSTVGKKLILDELKMEEYEAKYLAQIKKIGIKEEVLNNSIAYGRQVGEHILAWSKKDGYTETRALTRHVISKEPGAWQPTAPDYMPAVEPHWSKMRPFVMDSAAQCKPSLPTAFDSLATSDFYKEAMEVYDVVKNIDEDKLLIARFWDDNPNVSYTTGHVTYFKQKLTPPGHWMSITSSAIRDKKLNMIEAAETYVMVATAVADGFISCWDAKYAYNSIRPDTYIERYIDADWDPVLQTPPFPEFPSGHSVISAAAATVLTHKFGDAYAFVDSTQMAIGLPPRQFSSFNEAALEAGESRIYGGIHFRPACDLGAEQGREVGDLVVTKLKTRGGERTAKL comes from the coding sequence ATGAAGAGTCTTAAATCTTTACTGTACTTACTGCTGATCCCCCTCCTGCTGGGCTGTGAGGAAAAACACGATATAGCCGGGCTGGACAAGTTTTCGCAGTCGCAGCTGATTGTGTGGAACGGGCACCTGAGCGAGATCATCATCAAGGACATCTTTAACCCGCCCGTGGCCAGCCGCATCTATTCTTACCCCAACATTGCGGCCTACGAGGCCCTGGCCCCTGCCTACCCGCAATACGGCTCCCTTGCCAGCCAGCTCAGCGGCCTGCCGGACGTGCCCCAGCCGGATACCACCCAGGAACTTTACCTGCCGGTGTCGAGCATCATCGCTTTCTCTACCGTTGGCAAAAAGCTCATCCTCGACGAGCTGAAGATGGAGGAATACGAGGCCAAATACCTGGCGCAAATCAAAAAGATAGGGATAAAGGAAGAGGTGCTGAACAACTCCATCGCCTACGGACGGCAGGTGGGCGAGCATATACTGGCCTGGTCTAAAAAGGATGGCTACACAGAAACCCGCGCCCTCACGCGCCACGTCATTTCCAAAGAGCCCGGCGCCTGGCAACCCACCGCCCCGGACTATATGCCTGCCGTGGAGCCGCACTGGAGCAAAATGAGGCCTTTTGTCATGGACTCGGCGGCGCAGTGCAAGCCTTCTTTGCCCACCGCCTTCGACTCCCTCGCCACGTCCGACTTTTACAAGGAGGCGATGGAGGTATATGACGTTGTGAAAAATATTGACGAGGACAAACTGCTGATAGCCCGCTTTTGGGATGATAACCCGAACGTGTCGTACACCACCGGCCACGTGACCTACTTCAAGCAAAAGCTGACGCCCCCGGGCCACTGGATGTCTATTACCAGTTCCGCCATCCGCGACAAAAAACTAAATATGATAGAGGCCGCCGAAACCTACGTGATGGTGGCCACCGCGGTAGCCGACGGTTTCATCAGCTGCTGGGACGCCAAATACGCCTACAACTCCATCCGCCCGGACACCTATATAGAGCGCTACATCGACGCAGACTGGGACCCGGTGCTGCAGACGCCTCCGTTCCCGGAGTTCCCGAGCGGGCACAGCGTCATATCAGCGGCGGCGGCCACCGTGCTCACCCACAAGTTCGGCGACGCCTATGCTTTTGTTGATTCCACGCAAATGGCCATTGGTCTGCCGCCGCGCCAGTTCAGCTCCTTCAACGAGGCTGCGCTGGAGGCAGGGGAAAGCAGGATATACGGGGGCATCCACTTCCGCCCTGCCTGCGACCTTGGCGCAGAGCAAGGCAGAGAGGTAGGCGACCTGGTGGTCACGAAGTTGAAAACCCGTGGCGGTGAGCGGACAGCAAAGCTGTAG